In Styela clava chromosome 10, kaStyClav1.hap1.2, whole genome shotgun sequence, the sequence TTACTCCGATTTGCAGGATCACTCCAGTGTTTCAAAAAGGAACGGGTGGGAAAATATGAGAGGTCTCACTAAATCAGTATTCTTCGTGTCGCACAACATTCCGGAAGAAAACATGTTAGAAggaaaaagtaagaaaaacaAGTTTGAAGCCAACTTTTTAGCGAGACTTTGTAAATATTTGATACAACAGCAATATAAACCATCACAAATAACAATCTTGGCTATGTACGCTGGTCAGATATCGGCATTCCGTTCGGTTTTAGATGATTCATGCAAAGATGTTAAAGTGACGCCAGTCGATGGATACCAAGGAGAAGAAAATGACATCATCCTCTTGTCTCTAGTTAGAAGTAATTCCGAGGTAAAGTGCTTAAACACAGTGCTTTTTTTCCACCCTGTGAAATCGATACGAGTTCTGTTAAATGGTTACGCGAGATGATTGGCGCGCTAATAATAATACCGGTATTTGAGGTATGGGTTGACACGAGACTTGAAAGTTACCTCCGGCGCGGAACAGACTCAGCATTCACGTtggtatttttttcagaattattACGTCATTCCCAGTTTCCATGTCATCAACTCCCTTCATTTGTAGTAATTTCCCTGTGTTGAATTGAATCTGTTGATAGATTCTGTTGTTAATTTATGCACAAGTAGAGTATTATGATCGTCGatgtataaaattgaaatttttctttgAACCTCGATCACCTTTAATTAAAATAACTCATCAAGCTTGTGTTTCTAACAGGGGAACATTGGATTTCTTCGTATTGAGAACAGAATATGTGTAGCACTTTCTCGTGCTAGGAATGCATTTTATTGCATCGGGAATATAGAGGTACTCAGTGTTTTTAGtaacataaaatttgatgaTAGCCCGTAGAGATCACTTCACAGCAAAAATAggcaaaatattaatttgttaaGATCTGAGCAAAATTTGAATCGTTGAGAGTTATTAAATATCTGAAGCGAAAAAATTATATGAGGGgaagttaatgaaaaaataacatatGTAATAATGTTTGAAACTTGAAATAAGGGAATGTTATCTTTTTACTATTTATATAATTCACTGCAAACattcaaaatatgcaaatgttTCTCTAAGTTGCTGAAGGAAAAGAGTAAGCTGTGGAAGCATATTGCATTGAAATTGGAACAATCAGGGTGTATTGGAGAATGTCTGATGCTGAAATGCCAAAAACATCCAGAACATTGTACTCCTGTTAAAAATGCTGAAGACTTCGACAACGTGCCGGAAGGTATTTTGCTAATTGTATGTATATAAGGCAATTtagtttgaaattattttacataTGGCAAATAAGTTGTATATATTGGAATAACTTTTTTCCGCTTAGCTTGTATTGAATGATCATAACAGCACAAAAGGGTCGCACCACATGTatttctagttggcctggctcaaaattttgcacatgtcattcctaaccctcatCTGACTAAGTGATCAAACAATCACGTCACTGCGGCGTAATAATGCCTTCCAAAGTATACTAATGGTCATCCAGAACGCGCAGActatcacccgaaatcgagcaagctatttctctcgttttctcatcGCAACCACAGAGATTCCAATTCAGTGGatgcaacgatcccgatatgagaaaGATCACTGGCGTTATTGAGTTCGATATCGTCGTttcagatgccatttcgggcgattgtagctgtactttggcaagctctatgacgtgattgcaATTTTTAGATTGCATAGTCAGGTGGAAGTCAGGAATaccatatgcaaaaatggttatgcgacgcccactagaagtactagTGGTACAAACTAAACGTAACCCCAAAAGAATACTCCTAAAAATAGATCAGGCATTTGCCCATGACAACTCACACTTAGCCCCTACACTTCATATAAAACTAATAATATATAACGCTATTACACTCAAATACCGCCACAATCTCTCCTTGACACAAGTTGTAAATGCATGTACAGTACTTCTTGTCGTGCAAGCCTACGTCATGAAAACCTAGATTGCCGCTCCGTGGGCAGCAGAGCGTGACAATATAAATAATGACGGGTAACTCTGATACATGCAGTAATACCGgtaatcaatataaaaaaaattatgttaattCATGAAACGTCTGAAATCGTTGGATATAAATTGCTCATGTGacgaattttataaataaaaaatctattATTTTTACTGTCCGTAGGTGGCTGTACGGATCGCTGTAAAGCCCGTTTGCGCTGTGGCCATGCATGTAAAACGTATTACTGCCACCCGGGCAATCACGACAATGTCAAGTGTTACGAAAGTTGCACAAGATCGTGCGAAAGAAAACACCCTTGTAGAAAATTATGTCATGAAGATTGTGGGCCATGTAAGGTATTGATACTAAAAGTAAGTTGATCAttataaatattgaacaaaatataaattttatcacaaaataaaaatctaTATAGCCGAATATAATTTACCACGTACCATAGTGCATGGTGTCGTATTTTGATTTTAAGTAATAGTCATTTAAACTTATGCCATGCAGAAAAATTAAGAAGTGGATAAACACACATCTTTAATATGTTATTAAGACCGCGCTTCGCAAAAATTCTGTTTGTTAAGGAACCAATTTTTAGAATCGTCCATTAGAATAAAAATTAACTTTTCTGAAACAATTTTCGCGTGGACGAATAAACTGTGATAGATTTTACATGTCATTGATGAAAAGCTTAATCAATAGGGCTAGTAGAATGCTGGAAAGGTGATTTAGTTATAGAGTTCTAATCATATGAGATTTTGTCAGAATTACTATATAGTTTTGGTTATGTAAGATGTTTTTTTATGTTCATAATTTCCTAAAGCAGTTtcaaaaatggtcaaatttTCGCTCCGTTGTACACACAATcccaatgttaaataaatggCAAATACTGGAATAGGCGGTATAGGATTATTCAAAACTATTTAAAGTTACAAATAATCCAATGATATCGAAAAAGTCAATCAAAATGTATCatcttattattttaataattttctcAAATTCGGCCTTTTAACAGAAAGTTCCAATTTGTGGTCACGTACAACATGTTGAGTGCAACCTACCACCAGAAGCAAATATTTGCAAACAAAAGATAAAAAGTGAGTAGATAGATACtcatgtttttaaaatatagtttattcCTATTGCTATCGACTCTTCATTGTCTATACTGGGGAACTGGTAAAtctattatataatatatatttatattctcaTCAACGAAATTATTTTGGATGTTCACTGAAGTTTACCGCAATGGCGTGTCTATATCGGCATCGTCCATCGGAGACCTTTGGGAATCGTAAAGTCATCCGTCCTGTTACAGTAGTTCTTTACTAATTGTCTTCTGTTTTTTATCATTGTTTGTCGAACTTATTTATCTCTAATTAACTTCACATACTCGATTTTACACTTGATTAAGATTTCCAAAACATTTCAGTAAAACTTTTGTGTGGACACGAACCTTTTATTCCTTGCTGCAAAGGAGACATGATGAGCATTAGGCGTTGTCCTGTTCCGTGTGACAGATTATTTCAGTGCGGTCACTTTTGCGGCGGAACTTGCGGAAGTTGTTTGCAGGTAATAATAAATGTTATCTCATACTTTATATATGATGTCATTTTTCCCGGGTCTCTGTCCTGATTCACAAAAAAGCAAGAGGTATATATTTATAACATTAATGTACTTTTACAAGTCTTTGCAATTGGAAATACAACTTGCGtattcaatcattattatttcACTAGGGTCGGCTTCACATACCATGCACGAAACGCTCAAAACGGATATTGTGGTGTGGTCACTCGACTGAATCAAAGTGTTGCACGGAATTTCTTGTATGTAGAGAAGAATGTAAAATAAGATGCTCTCATAGCAGATCCAAAAAAGAATGTTGGTATTCATACAGCCCATGCGCACAACAATGCCAATGGGAATGTCCTCATTATAAATGCAGTAAGCTATGTGGTGAACCATGTGACCGCCCGCGGTGCAACGAACCGTGTACAAAAATACTGAGATGTAAACACAAATGTTGCGGTGTATGTGGAGAAGCTTGTCCAGATATTTGCTCTATATGTGATGGGAGAAAGTTTCTTGAAATAATAGCTGAAAACGGAGAAAATGTCAATTCTCAGTAAGTTTTATGAACATTTCAGTCGGTTCTGCTCTTTTTCATTCCtcatatagaaaataaattatattctatcCAGATCTtggtattatatttttgttaaatgGCTAATATTCTATAATATATTCATTACTTTCAATTTTTTCGATCAGACTGATTCAACTGGAAGACTGTGGTCACATTTTTTCTTGCGAGGCACTCGATAAATGGATGGATTGTCCAGAGGTTGGTTCAGAGCTAAAGCACAAAATGTGTCCAAAATGTAACAAGCGCATAACATGGAATTCAAGATAtggaaatatcattaaaaatatatcaagGTATATTGCATTTAAACCTAACATAATGGGTTTATAGGTATACATATATTCTGTGGATTTCATTCCTCGAATTCTACattaatcaaataataaaaacaaattcgTTATTTGATACATAAAATGTTGTTGATTCAACAAgttcatattttaaaacaaccCAAGAAACAAATCTTAGTTTATAATCCTAGTTTTACTCAGGGAGAGAAGAAATACAATCCCATTAAAATTACAATGAACGAATCTTGTCCATTTTCCTGACCAAGTCCAGTTTGAAACTGGTAATCAATCGGTGCAGCATTTAGGGGTCGCTGAAAAAGGATCCTGTTTCATTCAATAATATTAGAGTTTTATTCTCTGATATATTTCAGTGACATGAGTATAGTGAAGCAAGAAATGATCGAATTTAACAAATTATTTTCACATCTGAGGCAAGAATTACATGATATGTTTGAGACGAAGTTGAATGTTGTGGGATCAATGGTAGAGAAAGGCTTCCTTGATACAGATGACTTTGCGCATATTTGCAAATTCAAGGAGGTGACTACCAGGACGTACCCAGTTTCATCGTGATTAATGGTTGCTCATTCGCGTAtggatatatgaaaaaatataaaacaagaacCATATTTCCAATAAATAATTTCCTTTTCATCATTCAAAACACAGAAGCTGCTAAATTATACTTGTCTGTGAATCATACCAAGAGGTCTACAATACTCGATAACGAACGAAATCGGTCTGCAGTAATACTATGAATTAACGCAAAACTACTATTAACGTGATAGTATATAAGATTCATGTggattataaaaattttgaaaatggttCCATCTCATAACTCTGTAAAAAATGTGATATACAACTTATGAGTCTAAAAAAATGGTCACATAAATACTGTAAACAAGGAAATTATATTACTTTAGAAGCAGTTTCAATAACATTATATGGTGGAAAATGGCggagtttatatatatataacttctaACCAATGAATATTAGGAAAGCAAAAAGAGTTTCCtcaaaattgtgaatttttatttgaaatgaaatactaaaactttaatgaaaagatttttATTGCCATTAATAAAATTCATCGTTTGACAGAATATTTTCGAACATTGCTATTCGAAAATTCGCCTCTACGAACGAAGAGTCCATAACCTAGAAATCGTGGCCAATATTGTAGtatctttgcctgaaaatctctCTATACCTGGGAAATCATCTGTCGTTGTTTTAAAAGGTTCGTCAACTCAgctaatgtaataaatttttttaggcAATTTCTTTTATTCTTTGTACATTAAATACCTGTTTTGGAGTATCAGAGCTCAGAATGATAATGTTGTATAATAATTGTACTATAATTGCATTTggaaattatataattatatataatagttaTTATGTTTGGAAATTGAATTTTCGATACTTTTTATGGAACATTCGCTGACCGAAACAAAAAATGAacgtatttttattattttttttcacgtTACTACACTACTGCGAAATTGCACAACTATCCATTTGTTTCTACAAATATTTAGGCCTGAATTGTCATATAAAATTTTTCTCTAGATCTCAAGGAAGATATCAAAGATCTGATCAACTGGCTAATGTTGCCCCGAGAAATGTGGACGTATAGTGAATATAAAGATTTTATACGCGAGACATCGAGAATTAGACATTGTGGATGTTTCCTCAAACTCTGTGAAAAAGTTCATGAAGGATTTAaaaggttatttttttttataaattttaaaatggagttttgttattattgtgtTTCGCGATTTCATTTTATCAGAATTCACGGCGATTAAAAGTATTTTCTGTTGGAAATCAAAaccttttcaataaattttccttATTAGCAATGATGGCAAAGCCACTGTGAATGAGGAATCCGATTGATCGTGACTCGACGACTTGTACCTAACGATACtcattaaaaatgtatttctgaAGATTTTTAAACTGcactgttttcaaaaatatgttcCATCTCTATAGTGCATGATTTTAAAAACGAGtaatcaatataaatatacaatattctCATTagtttaatataaattataaaaactgATCTTTTGTAAATAAAGTTTCTTCATTTCATCTAATCAGTCGACCAGAGTCTTTCCGGAAAGCCTTtgttgaagtaaaaaaacaacTTCTCGGCGACCCATCAGGATCGTACAAACTGTACGATAAAGATGTTGTTGAAGATATTCTGATAAAAGAACTTTTGCCCAATGTAAGTAATATTTAGATGTCTTTTGAGTCTcaaatttaaaagaatatctgTTACGCACGcttgaaaaaacaattatgaaTGGAATAATCAATTTATCGCTCAATGTTTTCATGTCATACGACCTAATAGATGACTTTCTTTCACTCCACGGGCATTTGTAAATTCAGGATTTATTTTCAGACAAGAAATGTTCTTTAGTAAACTAAAACTCACAAATGTGTATAGTGTATCTTTAGTTGTTTGCAAAAAACAACTTTTCATATTTGTAAGATTCTATTTTCTATGACAGGTGGAGGGAGTCTCTCTGacaaaatatgatgaaaaagaatttttttgtcagaGGCAGGCACCAAACATATTTGAGAGAAGGATAAAGTGCCACAACGGCCACATCTACTGCTCTTCTGCAGGAAATTGTACATATTGCATGTTTTTATCCACGTAACTCGAAGATATaaacaaaatactattttttaaaaattttgattgtgTAAATTAACATTATTATTGTCGAATCAAATGTAGACATATCTGAAAGATTTTATATCATGAGGACATAGTACCTTCGAGATCATTCTTGAATTTACGATGGTGTTTGGCTAGTTGACACTCTGGCTATTACACCGTATGGAATCTATTCACAAATAAACACAACAATTCAAGTTGGCAAATTGCACAAGACAAGCTTGATTCAATAAGGAATAATAATTAAATGTAGATCAGAGAAGAGCAGAACAAAAAACGATATCGAAATGGCAAGAGCAAAATTTGTTGTTCACGACACTTGTTTACTCggtattgtgacgtcacgactTACGTTACATGCTGTTTTTCACCCGGTTCGAGATTTTGAACCGAGTTGATGTATGGAAATCTGATTAAATCACGCACCTGCAAGCAATGAGTCCACATTCGTTACCAGTTATAACATTAGAAGTTCCATCTAACCACGGCAAATTGCAATAAGACCACGTTTGCTTCAAAGACTGGTATCTATGGGCGTTAAGGTTTACGGGTGCAAATATCTATAAGTGCAAATGTACGCAGgtgtaaacatatatatatatataggtacaAACATCTGTGAGTGAATATGTTCatggtgcaaatgtacgcgagtGCATtatatatgcgggtgctgaaaggTGCAAGAGTATGCAGGTGTAAATGTCCTGGGTGCAGTTTACGGGCAAAATGTACGTAGATGCAAAGATAATGGGTCCGGTGGCTTTAGGTAGATATTTCGTTTGAGATTCGCTGCTGTGATTCAGTAAGAGAACTAGGTGAATAATTTGTCAGATAAAAACAGGAAAATGTGCTGTTAATATATGCAGAAACGCTATTCCACTGTTTAcaatcggtaatttaattttcaagaaAGGATGAGGGTTCAAATATGTATGGCGAACCAATTGCAAATAATAATAGCAGCCACCGCTTGTCCCAAAGACCAAGATGCCACAAACACACAAATAACTGTTGCTGTTTCGTTCACCGGAAACCAATTTGCAAGGAGTAAAATTTAAATGATGAAGTTGATCGCTGAAGAAATTCGGGATACAAAGCCACCGCAAATAAAAAACTCCAACACAAcgatcaaaataagaaaattagtaatttttcAGTTAGGGTAAGGAATACAGATCGCGCTggaaattccaatttttcaaatcatttctaaccctaacccggaCCTCAACtgaatatttactaatttgttatttctaAACGTGAAGGGGTAtttgtctcaaatctcacatttttgcattagtggcgtgGACTTTGGACAAAAGATCCGTAATTCCGAAGAATACTTGACCACGCATCCCAAGAACAATTCTCTAAAATATATAGAGTATTTTTGAAATCACCCTTGTCCGTTATAGACTGGAAAAGCATTTGCTACAGGCAGTTTTGCTCAGTGCCATTATTTTGTATCCTGTGGCGGatgtatatatatgcatattgaTACAATTATCAGTCATTTCTAGCCCCAGATTTGCCATTTTTTCATATGATATATACAGAAGAACTTCactgaagaagaaaaaaatggtCTGGAATAAACGTATTATGATGACTTTACACAACAAATTGTTAAAGAATGGATAGTACTTGgcaaaaaaagaaagaaaatcaaaaaattccTCTTGAATAGTCATtaagtttatatttgtattacataACACTATGTAATCTAGAATAGGCGATaaatcagtgctcttcaaccttttgttattgcggaacccctgatatcacttttcgttttttatggaagcccaaataataaaaataaaacacgaaatACTCGTGACacgaaatatttataattcaaatatttccacctcaacaacgaaacagaaagaaggtaacaagcgtgaaattcaatgactaggttgttcttgcattttttttgcaatgttcTTGAATCGTGGCTCCACGGCGCTCAAAGCAATTCTCTCATACTTATGGTTATTTATACTCTTTAAACAACTTCGTTTTTGTTATTAATAGTTGTTAAAGCAGAAAATGCTGATTTACACAAATAGGTATTGGGAAATTGACACAGAAGTTTCAATGCATTTTTGCAATTGCTGTACCCTCTTTGTGAAGAGAAATCCAATACTATTCCTTCCCATTTTTTTCGAAGGTTTTctcagaattaatatcattacGGATATCTAGAAGTCCCTCTTGCTGTTGCGCACTTAGAAATTCATCCAAGCATGGAAAAGaagaataatcattttttgcaactttactggcCCAGCAGTCATTTTTTTCCTTCACGCGGAACCCCCAAGGAACCCTATAAACtcacggaaccccactgcatgtgttgcggaacccctgttgaagagcactgcgATAAATAGATCAATTCACCTCAAATACGATGTCTTTTTGCTCAATTCTCCATTGAAGAACAACTTTATTGTCATCGTTCAGCCTTGTTTGATGCTGAAGTTCCTCATCTGCATGGAAATATTCTTTATAAAAAATGTCAAACCCCAACGtaactatttttatttgaaattgcgATGTTATATTTAACCTTAAAATTTTGCACCGCCTTTCACATGTCAATCAAACTCATGAGGCGTGCTTGGTAACTCAATTTGACTACTTACCAGTACGTTTATCTGGAGAACTTCATCCGGAATAAATGATATTGTCGTGTatcctgaaaaataaattaaaatagtccTGATTATTATAAGTACAAGAAAGATAAATTACATGGTGCATCGATATAACACAAACTCATTCAGACTTTCTGTAGCTGGGCTCGGTTTAGGCTCTGGGATTAAGTTTTAGAAGTAATTTATTTcccaaaataatttgaataatcaAGATTAAAGTAAGTACAGGTCGTCAACAAGTATGAGATATCCTACATTGGATATGGTATCGGTAGCTCCATATCCCCTCTACGGAGTAGGCCATTCAAATAGAGATTAGGAACATATATCCATAACTATTCCAACTTTTTCAATTTCTGAACGCTCGAGCTAGGGATGTTTTAACAAGAATTGcacaattttgattttcattctATAGTGCTTCTATATTGCCTGTTAAGTCCATTACTTGAACTTTCTATCATTCCGAATAACACAGATAACCCAATAAGCTGGAATCATACAAAAAATGCCCGGTTTATCACACAATATTACTATTATTCCTATATCTCCCCAATGATTGTAATGTCTAAATCTGAGTAGAGTATATACTTTATACTTCTGACTCGgtgatttaaattaaaatttcattcttTTCGAAAAGCGCCGCGGGGTGATATTATCTATTTTGAATATGATTTTCATGTGATGTCGTGTATCTTATTAGGGTTATATTGAACGTCGTGACAACCCAATAACAATTTAGTTAATAGGGGAAAGTTCAAACTGGCTATAACTGGGATCCGATGTCAGGTAATCGTCAACAGTGAAACTATCCTTTTCATGAGTGGACGCGAAATATATGGCTATGAATGGTTTAGTCAAATTGGTGTTGTTGGGCCTTTTCTTGTTGTTTTGAGACAAGTCGCTTTTCTCCGAAACTAGTGGACAAAGTACTTTAAATCTTCAGTACTTTATGGTTACCAAAGCGGCTAAAATCAtactacttttatttattttcaaatttcctctGAGACCTGTGAGGCTCGATATTTCACCTAAaagtttgctgttttattttcatagaggataaatatttttactccgaaaagattcaaattttttttcgggGATATTCATTTCTTTTACTATGATACCAGGACAATAacaatgaatttaattttggaattatatttcgtattgcaaaatcgaatatatattcAGAGGCGCagccaaaattttcaaaaagttcaaaaacacATATTCATCGACTGGGAAATTCCGATGCAGCGGCTCTTATACCATCCTTTATTTGTGAATATACATTTTATCTTCCGCATAACGTCATGTTGTTGTCGTTAAGTTTGCACTTTTTGAACAGGAAATGTGTATTCGAATCGTTCTGTTGaatagttgttgttgttgttggaaaAGATCTCTTTTCcccgaaaaaaaaataaccaatatattccaaattgttGGTATTTACATAAAGATGGGAGGAGTCGATGTGAGGCTAATATGATTTTTTCGATTTCCCCGGGACCTATGGATTCAATCGATCCACTTCAATTCAACCTAAAtgctattttttaattcattggAACACTTCCATATAAGCTTCGTTTGACTTtagtgttcatatatttgagctatCTTGTTGTTTATACTGTAACCTACCAAAAGAAATGCCGTTTTGTAATGTATTTACTGAAATCACATCTCACGCCTCCTTTTGTTTTCCTACAaaagattgaatatttttcaaacgcTTTGGTTTGATTGTGCTGCGCACTGATCGAGGGTGGGACAATTGCGGTATAACAGTGTTTATAGCATAGTTTCAACACTGGTTTCATTTACGGGAGTTCCCCCGACGCGAAATCATCGAGAGTcgtttaattgtatttttaagTCGTCGTTTCAAGTTTTTCAATGGACTTCTTGATTCACAATTCAAGTTCAGACGGCCTTGATTCACAAAGTCCAGATTAAAGTATTGACTTGTTTCAATTAACTATATAATCGATctatatattatgtttattcTTTATTGGTTGTACTTTTGCCGTAGTTCGATAATATGGAGCTCCTTTTCGATCGAAGGCAATCTTCGTGGCCCCTTGAACTTTATCATATCTAGCACATCATATGCGAACTTTTTCAGCGGGCGCAATGCTTTTTTATTCATCTTAAAAAACCCATTATCATGTATTCAAACCTGAATATTGTTCTAGTTGTTCTATTGTGACTTCCTACATTGGATTCTAAAAGTTTGAGTTCGTTTGCTTTCGAGTTGCGAATAACACGCTTTGAGTAATATTTTATTGCTTTcagcaaaatttaatttaaaaaaatgtgttGATGAAATGCACCTTAGGCTAACACcctttttattttgtgttacAACAATGCGATCTGAAATGCATTTTATTTGGCGTAAGCGTATAAATTACTCGTGAATTTGTTTCAGATAAGCAAAATGAATTAGCAAGCAGAAAGCAAAATAACATCACATAATAGACCTAAGAAACTCCCAGGTTGAAGGGATCGCTTATCCCTTATTCGAATCGGTAATGTACATTGGCACCGAGAGACATAATGGTTTACTAGCAATGTGTGACATATTTTATGGTGTTTATATAATACTGTGTAATATCAATATTCAAAGGCAGAGGACATTGTAGAATGTAGAGCACACAAATAGAACCGGAATGCAAAGATAAATGTTATCAGACACTGTTTCagccagtgttccgcggaaacCGCGGGTTCCGCCACAAGATCGTAGCCAGCCCAAGGTTGGCGGTGTGTCAATTTGTTTCTTTTAATGACCTTatacgacgcttactcgtgcCTTTTGATCCTAACAACAATAGATAAAATGTACCCACTGATATCTCTCAAATAATCTCTCTAGTTTACGGACTCACTTCGATGTCGAAATACCCAAGAGCATTTCCATCTATCTCGGTTGGTTTATTTGGACAAATAATTATTGACAGTAAATAAGGAAACGTCGGGGTTTTAGTCAATCGTTTAAATCAAGAATAGTGGAAGTGCAGAATGGTCATGAAAAAGACTGAAAAGAGGGGGGAAAGTATTTAGTCAGTACAGGCCAAGGGTTTCGCGGGGTTACCTTAAAATGCAAGAATCGATGgtattatatatgtttattgtttgaatataatcaaatacactagtataatatattcatataataaGTGCGTTTCACAACTGTTCTGGGAAAGATCATCAAGTGTACCGCGCCCAATTTTTGCTATTTggcatattttataataataaacataatcacaTAACCAAAAGTACGCACATATTCAATTGTACAATAGCTCTCCGAGCGTTCAAAATCTTGTATTTGTGTTCCGCGTCACCAATAAGGTTGAAACCCACTGCTCGATTTATTGCAGCATCAAATCACCACTATCGTATCCTTTCTATGTTACTGCTATATAGTGGTCTTAAACCGTTGGAAAATAAAAGTAGATTACTAAATACTATATAAACTGACATttcagtgaaaaaaaaaacacttttaAATGCGACAACTGCCATATTATGGATGATTTGCCTCTGCCTCAACGCAATGGATTGGAGTTCGATACAGTCTCTGTCAAGGAACGGAAAATATCAACCgagtaaaaattttttttgttaaaatatatatatattaaggggtttataatgttattttttttatcacagaCTATCTGATGGAGAAATTATAAGTGATGAAGAGCCTCCTAAAAAGCTTAGAAAGTTCGATTACGGGATTTTGAATCCATTCAAAATCAGGTATCTTATAGAGCGTAATCACATCTataaaaataagcaaatttt encodes:
- the LOC120337513 gene encoding NFX1-type zinc finger-containing protein 1-like, encoding MEILLANAKKWRRHESHSPILIVCYTNHALDQFVESIEEYCENIIRIGGRCNSDVVAKYTLASIKKEMKTKKKSRFENSIVSSIGALKNGESIFRESTFQIEVSLLGVLKFDQLKEFIPDVLYTQLSGDTKDSSLLRWLGMSNHMIRRLQDLKRSSNKQKDQRSPAHAHIMEESSIIEDRRNLEYGDFHGRQPGNKKDDRYIDELKSRYLSVDTGILRKMLHKAQSHDRRDLQKIQRQLDKTSTMNDYEVANVHDLHVLELEERWCLYRNWVEKWRASKRINRDNILAENTQRLYDLTKLREDEDEEIVKSRDVIALTTTGAAKYRSLINRLPIKIVIVEEAAEVLEAHIVAALPKTTQHLILIGDHQQLKPSPAVYELAKKYKLEISLFERMIKNVPHVTLSTQHRMQPLIADLLRPQIYSDLQDHSSVSKRNGWENMRGLTKSVFFVSHNIPEENMLEGKSKKNKFEANFLARLCKYLIQQQYKPSQITILAMYAGQISAFRSVLDDSCKDVKVTPVDGYQGEENDIILLSLVRSNSEGNIGFLRIENRICVALSRARNAFYCIGNIELLKEKSKLWKHIALKLEQSGCIGECLMLKCQKHPEHCTPVKNAEDFDNVPEGGCTDRCKARLRCGHACKTYYCHPGNHDNVKCYESCTRSCERKHPCRKLCHEDCGPCKVLILKKVPICGHVQHVECNLPPEANICKQKIKIKLLCGHEPFIPCCKGDMMSIRRCPVPCDRLFQCGHFCGGTCGSCLQGRLHIPCTKRSKRILWCGHSTESKCCTEFLVCREECKIRCSHSRSKKECWYSYSPCAQQCQWECPHYKCSKLCGEPCDRPRCNEPCTKILRCKHKCCGVCGEACPDICSICDGRKFLEIIAENGENVNSQLIQLEDCGHIFSCEALDKWMDCPEVGSELKHKMCPKCNKRITWNSRYGNIIKNISSDMSIVKQEMIEFNKLFSHLRQELHDMFETKLNVVGSMVEKGFLDTDDFAHICKFKENIFEHCYSKIRLYERRVHNLEIVANIVVSLPENLSIPGKSSVVVLKDLKEDIKDLINWLMLPREMWTYSEYKDFIRETSRIRHCGCFLKLCEKVHEGFKSRPESFRKAFVEVKKQLLGDPSGSYKLYDKDVVEDILIKELLPNVEGVSLTKYDEKEFFCQRQAPNIFERRIKCHNGHIYCSSAGNCTYCMFLST